One stretch of Cellulomonas wangsupingiae DNA includes these proteins:
- the rsmI gene encoding 16S rRNA (cytidine(1402)-2'-O)-methyltransferase: MPPARSVRGGALVLAATPIGDAEDASGRLRRLLADADVVAAEDTRRTRALAARLGVTIGGRVVSHHEHNEADRADELLDVVAGGGTVLVVSDAGMPTVSDPGFRVVQAAVAAGLPVTVAPGPSAVLAALALSGLPTDRFCFEGFLPRRPGDRARALTALASERRTIVLFEAPHRVADALDALVDAFGADRPAAVCRELTKTYEEVRRGPLAELAAWARAGEVRGEVVLVVGGAPADGPRDVADLVPEVRARVDAGERLKTVVAEVAEATGVPKRDLYAAALASRTP; this comes from the coding sequence GTGCCGCCGGCCCGCTCGGTGCGTGGCGGGGCGCTCGTCCTCGCGGCGACCCCGATCGGCGACGCCGAGGACGCCTCCGGCCGCCTGCGCCGCCTCCTGGCCGACGCGGACGTCGTCGCCGCGGAGGACACGCGCCGCACGCGCGCGCTCGCCGCCCGGCTGGGGGTGACGATCGGCGGGCGCGTCGTCAGCCACCACGAGCACAACGAGGCCGACCGCGCGGACGAGCTGCTCGACGTCGTCGCCGGCGGCGGCACGGTGCTCGTCGTCAGCGACGCCGGGATGCCCACCGTGTCGGACCCGGGGTTCCGGGTCGTGCAGGCGGCCGTGGCCGCAGGGCTCCCGGTGACCGTCGCACCGGGCCCGAGCGCCGTGCTGGCGGCGCTCGCGCTGTCCGGCCTGCCGACGGACCGGTTCTGCTTCGAGGGGTTCCTGCCGCGGCGCCCGGGGGACCGCGCCCGGGCGCTGACGGCGCTCGCCTCCGAGCGGCGGACGATCGTGCTGTTCGAGGCGCCGCACCGTGTCGCGGACGCGCTCGACGCGCTCGTCGACGCGTTCGGTGCCGACCGTCCGGCGGCGGTGTGCCGCGAGCTGACCAAGACCTACGAGGAGGTGCGACGCGGCCCGCTGGCCGAGCTGGCCGCGTGGGCGCGTGCGGGCGAGGTGCGCGGCGAGGTCGTGCTCGTCGTCGGCGGCGCCCCGGCCGACGGCCCGCGGGACGTGGCGGACCTCGTGCCCGAGGTCCGGGCCCGCGTCGACGCGGGCGAGCGGCTCAAGACGGTCGTCGCCGAGGTCGCCGAGGCGACCGGTGTGCCGAAGCGCGACCTGTACGCGGCGGCCCTGGCGTCGCGGACCCCCTGA
- a CDS encoding isochorismatase family protein, with amino-acid sequence MDDTTRPPTRALIVVDVQPTFCEGGALAVDGGNAVAHAVADYAAAHRGRYALVATTQDWHVDPGTHFSDTPDYVDTWPPHAVVGTPEAELHPALADLRPDVSVRKGEYAAAYSGFEGVDADGRPLADLLRDAGVTDVDVVGIAESHCVRATTLDALTAGLRARVLTDLTVPVTPEQGAAAREAMAAAGAELVDSRTL; translated from the coding sequence ATGGACGACACGACGAGGCCCCCCACGCGCGCGCTGATCGTCGTGGACGTGCAGCCGACGTTCTGCGAGGGCGGTGCGCTGGCCGTCGACGGCGGCAACGCGGTCGCGCACGCCGTCGCCGACTACGCGGCCGCGCACCGGGGCCGCTACGCGCTGGTCGCGACGACGCAGGACTGGCACGTCGACCCGGGCACCCACTTCTCGGACACGCCCGACTACGTCGACACCTGGCCGCCGCACGCCGTCGTCGGCACGCCCGAGGCCGAGCTGCACCCGGCGCTGGCGGACCTGCGCCCCGACGTGAGCGTCCGCAAGGGCGAGTACGCGGCGGCCTACTCCGGCTTCGAGGGCGTCGACGCCGACGGCCGCCCGCTGGCCGACCTGCTGCGCGACGCGGGCGTCACCGACGTCGACGTCGTGGGCATCGCCGAGTCCCACTGCGTGCGGGCGACCACCCTCGACGCGCTGACGGCCGGGCTGCGGGCGCGCGTGCTGACGGACCTCACGGTCCCGGTGACGCCCGAGCAGGGTGCCGCCGCGCGTGAGGCGATGGCGGCCGCGGGCGCCGAGCTGGTCGACTCGCGCACCCTGTGA
- a CDS encoding PQQ-dependent sugar dehydrogenase, with translation MGRRRGPARGLVAALTGVGLAGAALAGCTPDPPTPAPSRTTATAAPSPTAAPPSAEPTAPAPVVRDVPTVAVTSVHDVATGLAAPWGLAFLPDGRAVVTLRDEARLVVVGGDGTVTDVTGPGAEEIAALTAPRGEGGLLGVTVVPGDDAATGSVDVVVYLTAARDNRVLRATLAGTTLGPTRVLLDGIPRGWNHNGGRVELGPDGHLYVTTGDTYTPGVAPDPVSLGGKVLRVTTDGAPAPGNPDPSSPVWTRGHRNVQGIGWAPDGRLFASEFGQDTWDELNVLRAGADHGWPTVEGRGGADRGFTDPVAVWATSDASPSGLAVTDEGVYLAGLRGRTLWRVPLRPVDASALDDPASDAAGVGTPQPLLAGEHGRLRAVEVAPDGSLWVLTNNTDGRGTPVAGDDRILRVTVG, from the coding sequence ATGGGACGTCGCCGCGGACCCGCGCGCGGGCTGGTGGCCGCGCTGACGGGCGTCGGCCTCGCGGGTGCCGCGCTCGCGGGCTGCACCCCGGACCCGCCCACCCCCGCGCCGTCGCGGACCACGGCCACCGCGGCGCCGTCGCCGACCGCCGCCCCGCCCTCGGCGGAGCCCACGGCGCCCGCGCCCGTCGTGCGCGACGTGCCGACGGTGGCCGTCACGTCCGTCCACGACGTCGCGACGGGCCTGGCCGCACCGTGGGGCCTGGCGTTCCTCCCGGACGGCCGCGCGGTGGTGACGCTGCGCGACGAGGCGCGTCTGGTGGTCGTCGGCGGGGACGGGACGGTCACGGACGTGACGGGCCCCGGCGCCGAGGAGATCGCCGCGCTGACCGCCCCGCGCGGCGAGGGCGGGCTGCTCGGCGTGACCGTCGTACCCGGGGACGACGCCGCGACGGGGTCCGTCGACGTCGTCGTCTACCTGACGGCCGCGCGCGACAACCGCGTCCTGCGTGCGACGCTCGCCGGGACGACGCTCGGCCCCACGCGGGTGCTGCTCGACGGCATCCCGCGTGGCTGGAACCACAACGGCGGCCGCGTCGAGCTCGGCCCGGACGGCCACCTGTACGTCACGACGGGCGACACGTACACGCCGGGCGTCGCGCCCGACCCCGTGAGCCTCGGCGGCAAGGTCCTGCGCGTCACGACGGACGGGGCGCCGGCGCCCGGCAACCCCGACCCGTCGTCGCCCGTGTGGACCCGCGGGCACCGCAACGTGCAGGGCATCGGCTGGGCGCCGGACGGCCGGCTGTTCGCCTCCGAGTTCGGCCAGGACACCTGGGACGAGCTCAACGTGCTGCGCGCGGGTGCGGACCACGGCTGGCCCACGGTCGAGGGGCGGGGCGGGGCGGACCGGGGGTTCACCGACCCGGTCGCCGTGTGGGCCACGTCGGACGCGTCGCCGTCCGGCCTCGCCGTGACGGACGAGGGCGTGTACCTCGCGGGCCTGCGCGGACGCACCCTGTGGCGGGTCCCGCTGCGGCCCGTCGACGCGTCCGCCCTGGACGACCCCGCGTCGGACGCCGCCGGCGTCGGGACCCCGCAGCCCCTGCTCGCAGGGGAGCACGGCCGGCTGCGGGCCGTCGAGGTCGCGCCCGACGGGTCGCTGTGGGTGCTGACGAACAACACCGACGGGCGCGGCACTCCGGTGGCGGGGGACGACCGCATCCTGCGCGTCACGGTCGGCTGA
- a CDS encoding PH domain-containing protein: MTTDHATRIVMSHRLLRRYVLPSERVVLATRRHWARLLEPALSASAVFAVCGWLTYVLQPTLGDGVLAVWWLWLAALGRFAWYLLVWRVEWFVATDKRMLLLTGLVTHQVGMMPLMKVTDMRYSRSVPGQMLGYGQFLLESAGQDQALRQINWVARPDATYRDLCALIFTPVTPPPSDGEDGPAPRRRAAARPPEGPPPSVPPARTGRAGALAVAEAPVTPPRTGTVPGQRVDPHPDGPPDDGAPDRWAEPVVVWPSREQPFEPDDTQPLRIRPRDETDDVDAPPGDGAEPERRLPPTLAEAAEDGMSVEAEAIAGEEALRLDEEEAHERAWDVSDPSARFVDLGGRRGRDDVDAPEDPPEPGPVDGKEDEGEDRRT; encoded by the coding sequence GTGACGACGGACCACGCGACGCGCATCGTCATGTCGCACCGGCTGCTGCGCCGGTACGTGCTGCCCAGCGAGCGCGTCGTGCTGGCGACCCGCCGGCACTGGGCGCGCCTGCTGGAGCCCGCGCTGTCCGCGTCCGCGGTCTTCGCCGTGTGCGGCTGGCTCACGTACGTGCTGCAGCCGACGCTCGGCGACGGCGTCCTCGCGGTGTGGTGGCTGTGGCTCGCGGCCCTGGGCCGGTTCGCCTGGTACCTGCTGGTGTGGCGCGTCGAGTGGTTCGTCGCGACCGACAAGCGGATGCTCCTGCTGACGGGCCTCGTCACGCACCAGGTCGGCATGATGCCGCTGATGAAGGTCACCGACATGCGGTACTCGCGGTCGGTGCCGGGCCAGATGCTGGGCTACGGGCAGTTCCTGCTCGAGTCCGCCGGCCAGGACCAGGCGCTGCGGCAGATCAACTGGGTGGCCCGGCCCGACGCGACGTACCGCGACCTGTGCGCGCTCATCTTCACGCCCGTGACCCCGCCACCCTCCGACGGCGAGGACGGCCCGGCCCCGCGCCGGCGCGCGGCGGCGCGCCCGCCCGAGGGACCGCCGCCGTCGGTGCCGCCCGCGCGCACGGGCCGGGCGGGCGCGCTCGCCGTCGCGGAGGCGCCGGTGACGCCCCCGCGGACGGGCACCGTCCCGGGGCAGCGCGTCGACCCGCACCCCGACGGGCCGCCCGACGACGGCGCGCCGGACCGCTGGGCCGAGCCCGTGGTCGTCTGGCCGTCCCGCGAGCAGCCCTTCGAGCCGGACGACACCCAGCCGCTGCGGATCCGCCCCCGCGACGAGACCGACGACGTCGACGCCCCGCCCGGCGACGGTGCCGAGCCCGAGCGTCGTCTGCCGCCGACGCTGGCCGAGGCGGCCGAGGACGGCATGTCCGTCGAGGCCGAGGCGATCGCCGGGGAGGAGGCGCTGCGGCTCGACGAGGAGGAGGCGCACGAGCGCGCGTGGGACGTCTCGGACCCGTCGGCCCGGTTCGTCGACCTGGGCGGCCGCCGCGGGCGCGACGACGTGGACGCGCCGGAGGACCCGCCGGAGCCCGGACCGGTGGATGGGAAAGAGGACGAGGGCGAGGACCGCCGCACCTAG
- the metG gene encoding methionine--tRNA ligase: MSRILSAVAWPYANGPRHIGHVAGFGIPSDVFSRYMRMAGHDVLMVSGTDEHGTPILVQADKEGVSAQELADRYNRVIVEDLTALGLSYDLFTRTTTRNHYAVVQEMFRTVHKNGYMVEKTTMGAVSPSTGRTLPDRYIEGTCPICGYDGARGDQCDNCGNQLDAIELINPTSKINGETPRFVESNHFFLDLPAFVDALGDWLRTRTGWRPNVLKFSLNLLDDVRPRAMTRDIDWGIPVPLDGWEQNPTKRLYVWFDAVIGYLSASIEWARRSGDPDAWRQWWNDPEALSYYFMGKDNITFHSQIWPAELLGYDGKGARGGAPGAYGSLNLPTEVVSSEFLNVEGKQFSTSRGRVILVRDMLARYQPDALRYYISVAGPEMQDVDFTWAEFKRRTNDELVAGWGNLVNRTASMVHKNFGEIPTPGRREPVDEALVAEVTTAFGRVGELVGAHRQRQALQEAMRVVGEANRYVSETEPWKLKTDPDRLATVLHTTTQAVSDLNTLLAPFLPHSAQAVHEALGGTGTFSPQPRIEEVTDLDDDSRHYPVITGDYTSVRGTWQPKAIVPGTRIDKPTPVFTKLDDAIVEEELERLRQA, encoded by the coding sequence ATGTCCCGCATCCTGTCGGCCGTCGCGTGGCCCTACGCGAACGGCCCCCGCCACATCGGTCACGTCGCCGGCTTCGGCATCCCGTCGGACGTCTTCAGCCGGTACATGCGCATGGCGGGGCACGACGTGCTCATGGTCTCGGGCACCGACGAGCACGGCACGCCGATCCTCGTGCAGGCCGACAAGGAGGGCGTCAGCGCCCAGGAGCTCGCGGACCGGTACAATCGCGTCATCGTCGAGGACCTCACGGCGCTGGGCCTGTCGTACGACCTGTTCACGCGCACCACGACGCGCAACCACTACGCGGTGGTGCAGGAGATGTTCCGCACCGTGCACAAGAACGGGTACATGGTCGAGAAGACGACCATGGGCGCCGTCAGCCCGTCGACGGGCCGCACGCTGCCCGACCGCTACATCGAGGGCACGTGCCCCATCTGCGGTTACGACGGCGCGCGCGGCGACCAGTGCGACAACTGCGGCAACCAGCTCGACGCGATCGAGCTCATCAACCCGACGAGCAAGATCAACGGCGAGACACCGCGCTTCGTCGAGTCGAACCACTTCTTCCTCGACCTGCCCGCGTTCGTCGACGCGCTGGGCGACTGGCTGCGCACGCGCACCGGGTGGCGTCCCAACGTGCTGAAGTTCTCGCTCAACCTGCTCGACGACGTGCGTCCGCGTGCCATGACGCGGGACATCGACTGGGGCATCCCTGTGCCGCTCGACGGCTGGGAGCAGAACCCGACCAAGCGGCTGTACGTGTGGTTCGACGCGGTCATCGGGTACCTGTCGGCGTCGATCGAGTGGGCGCGCCGCAGCGGCGACCCGGACGCGTGGCGCCAGTGGTGGAACGACCCCGAGGCCCTGTCGTACTACTTCATGGGCAAGGACAACATCACGTTCCACTCCCAGATCTGGCCGGCGGAGCTCCTGGGCTACGACGGCAAGGGCGCGCGCGGCGGTGCGCCCGGCGCGTACGGGTCGCTGAACCTGCCGACCGAGGTCGTGTCGAGCGAGTTCCTCAACGTCGAGGGCAAGCAGTTCTCGACGTCGCGCGGCCGCGTGATCCTCGTGCGCGACATGCTCGCCCGCTACCAGCCCGACGCGCTGCGCTACTACATCTCGGTCGCCGGGCCGGAGATGCAGGACGTCGACTTCACGTGGGCGGAGTTCAAGCGCCGCACCAACGACGAGCTCGTCGCGGGCTGGGGCAACCTCGTCAACCGCACCGCGAGCATGGTGCACAAGAACTTCGGCGAGATCCCGACGCCGGGCCGGCGCGAGCCCGTCGACGAGGCGCTGGTGGCCGAGGTCACCACCGCGTTCGGGCGCGTCGGCGAGCTCGTCGGCGCGCACCGGCAGCGCCAGGCGCTGCAGGAGGCCATGCGGGTGGTCGGCGAGGCCAACCGGTACGTCTCGGAGACCGAGCCGTGGAAGCTCAAGACGGACCCGGACCGCCTGGCCACGGTGCTGCACACCACGACCCAGGCGGTCAGCGACCTCAACACGCTGCTCGCGCCGTTCCTGCCGCACAGCGCGCAGGCGGTGCACGAGGCGCTGGGCGGCACGGGGACGTTCTCGCCGCAGCCGCGCATCGAGGAGGTCACCGACCTCGACGACGACTCGCGGCACTACCCGGTCATCACGGGCGACTACACCTCGGTGCGGGGCACGTGGCAGCCGAAGGCGATCGTGCCGGGCACCCGGATCGACAAGCCGACGCCCGTGTTCACCAAGCTCGACGACGCCATCGTCGAGGAGGAGCTCGAGCGCCTGCGGCAGGCCTGA
- a CDS encoding TatD family hydrolase: MARRKRETGWPPAPEPLPAPVVDDHTHLESVVGWRADGWDPADAAAHPDLAAHLGRAAAVGVTRMVQVGCDLEAVAWTDAVVREHPALLGAVAIHPNEAVLHAGVREVAPDGLDPDPQPRHDVMLDDALAAVADVARDNPRVRAIGETGLDFFRAGERGRAVQREAFRAHVALAKELGLALQIHDRDAHDEVVDVLRRDGAPERTVFHCFSGGVDLARVCADEGWYCSFAGPVSFPANEDLRAALRVLPASLVLVETDAPYLTVHPFRGRPNAPYLLPGTVRAVAEATGRPLEDVCAQVSDVATRVYGPW, from the coding sequence GTGGCACGCAGGAAGCGCGAGACCGGCTGGCCCCCGGCGCCGGAGCCGCTGCCGGCGCCCGTCGTCGACGACCACACGCACCTGGAGTCGGTCGTCGGGTGGCGCGCGGACGGCTGGGACCCGGCCGACGCCGCGGCGCACCCGGACCTGGCCGCGCACCTGGGGCGCGCGGCCGCGGTCGGGGTGACCCGCATGGTCCAGGTCGGGTGCGACCTGGAGGCCGTGGCCTGGACCGACGCGGTGGTGCGGGAGCACCCGGCCCTGCTGGGGGCCGTGGCGATCCACCCCAACGAGGCCGTGCTGCACGCCGGCGTGCGCGAGGTCGCGCCCGACGGGCTGGACCCGGACCCGCAGCCGCGCCACGACGTCATGCTGGACGACGCGCTCGCGGCGGTCGCGGACGTCGCGCGGGACAACCCGCGGGTGCGGGCGATCGGCGAGACGGGGCTCGACTTCTTCCGTGCGGGGGAGCGGGGACGTGCGGTGCAGCGCGAGGCGTTCCGGGCGCATGTCGCCCTGGCCAAGGAGCTGGGGCTGGCGCTGCAGATCCACGACCGCGACGCCCACGACGAGGTCGTCGACGTCCTGCGCCGTGACGGCGCGCCGGAGCGCACGGTGTTCCACTGCTTCTCCGGCGGGGTCGACCTGGCCCGCGTGTGCGCGGACGAGGGCTGGTACTGCTCGTTCGCCGGGCCCGTGTCGTTCCCCGCCAACGAGGACCTGCGAGCGGCCCTGCGCGTGCTGCCCGCCTCCCTGGTGCTCGTCGAGACGGACGCGCCGTACCTGACCGTTCACCCGTTCAGGGGCAGGCCCAACGCGCCGTACCTCCTGCCGGGGACCGTCCGGGCCGTGGCGGAGGCGACCGGGCGGCCCCTGGAGGACGTGTGTGCGCAGGTCAGCGACGTGGCGACGCGCGTGTACGGCCCGTGGTGA
- a CDS encoding ubiquitin-like domain-containing protein: protein MTGHPQVPGRRAARARDRAARTAAQAVVLALVAGGTSAFAAMHKDVTVDVDGTQVQVQTFGRTVADVLEAGGVEVADGDLVAPGLDQAVGRTGQVVVRHGREIAVEVDGREQKVWTTALTVGEAVEELGLRDGVRLSASRSAAVGRDVLRVSTQKTVHLVVDGQVIDGVTSGSTVRDALREIGLVLEEADQVSVPLDAAAVDGLVVMVTRAATSGETVTEAVPFEVREVEDPLLVKGNKVVKSKGRAGQRTTTYALEVVGGVVVGRTPLASVVTVPAVDQVVHVGTAELPDPSTVAVEPGTAQAMGKAMAAERGWGDDQFACLLSLWNKESGWRWNAENRSSGAYGIPQSLPGSKMATAGADWRTNPATQISWGLGYISGRYGDPCGAWAHSQAKGWY, encoded by the coding sequence GTGACCGGTCACCCGCAGGTGCCGGGCCGTCGCGCGGCACGCGCGCGCGACCGGGCCGCACGCACCGCCGCACAGGCCGTCGTGCTCGCGCTCGTCGCGGGCGGGACCAGTGCGTTCGCCGCGATGCACAAGGACGTCACCGTCGACGTCGACGGCACGCAGGTGCAGGTGCAGACCTTCGGCCGCACCGTGGCGGACGTGCTCGAGGCCGGAGGCGTCGAGGTCGCGGACGGCGACCTGGTCGCGCCCGGGCTCGACCAGGCGGTCGGGCGCACCGGGCAGGTCGTGGTGCGGCACGGGCGCGAGATCGCCGTCGAGGTCGACGGCCGGGAGCAGAAGGTCTGGACCACGGCGCTGACCGTGGGGGAGGCGGTCGAGGAGCTCGGGCTGCGGGACGGCGTGCGCCTGTCGGCGTCGCGCTCGGCCGCCGTGGGCCGCGACGTGCTGCGCGTCTCGACACAGAAGACGGTGCACCTCGTGGTCGACGGTCAGGTCATCGACGGCGTCACCAGCGGGTCCACCGTGCGCGACGCGCTGCGGGAGATCGGCCTCGTGCTCGAGGAGGCCGACCAGGTCTCGGTGCCGCTGGACGCCGCCGCGGTCGACGGGCTCGTCGTGATGGTCACGCGCGCGGCGACGTCGGGCGAGACGGTGACCGAGGCCGTGCCGTTCGAGGTGCGCGAGGTCGAGGACCCCCTGCTCGTCAAGGGCAACAAGGTCGTGAAGTCGAAGGGCCGGGCGGGCCAGCGCACGACGACGTACGCGCTGGAGGTCGTCGGCGGCGTGGTGGTCGGCCGCACTCCTCTCGCGTCGGTCGTGACGGTGCCCGCGGTGGACCAGGTGGTCCACGTCGGCACGGCCGAGCTGCCCGACCCCTCGACGGTCGCCGTCGAGCCGGGCACGGCGCAGGCCATGGGCAAGGCGATGGCCGCCGAGCGCGGCTGGGGCGACGACCAGTTCGCGTGCCTGCTGTCCCTGTGGAACAAGGAGAGCGGCTGGCGCTGGAACGCCGAGAACCGGTCCTCCGGGGCGTACGGCATCCCGCAGTCGCTGCCCGGGTCGAAGATGGCGACGGCCGGTGCGGACTGGCGGACGAACCCCGCGACGCAGATCTCCTGGGGTCTGGGGTACATCTCCGGCCGGTACGGCGACCCGTGCGGTGCGTGGGCGCACTCGCAGGCCAAGGGCTGGTACTGA
- a CDS encoding resuscitation-promoting factor, which translates to MPGIDDGWSLVQFSTRHTGPTSSATSAGASHLDTAPDAGAPVSRRRWPLIAAGTAVLVVAAGGSAYAQAHKTVELDVNGEVETVSTFAGSVEGLLDAQDIEVSGHDTVSHSGALTDGAQIVVRHATALVVELDGTRQVVWSTALSADEALDTLADRAGNVALLASRSAERVELPLELAVSGRAEVLVDGTVLDVPDADATVGTVLEETGVALQPLDRVKVQRSAEGVVQLVVQRVVVQDVATTTEVPFTSRTEDDATRFVGQKVVAQAGVPGVHTVVDRVTTVDGVEESRALISEGVTQAPVEEVVQVGTKARPAPTPAAPRSGSSAGSSAAGPIAAGGDADSLNWAALARCESGGRVDAVSSTGKYHGLYQFSVATWQSVGGAGLPSQASAEEQTARAKMLYNRSGAGQWPHCGKNLFS; encoded by the coding sequence GTGCCCGGGATCGACGACGGCTGGAGCCTCGTGCAGTTCTCGACCCGCCACACCGGTCCGACCTCGTCGGCGACCTCCGCCGGCGCCTCCCACCTCGACACCGCACCCGACGCGGGTGCCCCCGTCTCCCGCCGCCGCTGGCCGCTGATCGCCGCCGGCACCGCCGTGCTGGTCGTCGCCGCCGGTGGCAGCGCCTACGCGCAGGCCCACAAGACCGTCGAGCTCGACGTCAACGGCGAGGTGGAGACCGTCTCGACGTTCGCCGGCTCCGTCGAGGGCCTCCTCGACGCGCAGGACATCGAGGTCAGCGGGCACGACACCGTGTCCCACAGCGGAGCCCTGACCGACGGCGCGCAGATCGTCGTCCGGCACGCGACCGCGCTCGTCGTGGAGCTCGACGGCACCCGCCAGGTCGTCTGGAGCACCGCGCTCAGTGCCGACGAGGCGCTCGACACGCTCGCCGACCGCGCCGGCAACGTCGCCCTCCTCGCGTCCCGCTCGGCGGAGCGCGTCGAGCTGCCGCTGGAGCTCGCCGTGAGCGGCCGCGCCGAGGTCCTCGTCGACGGCACCGTCCTCGACGTGCCCGACGCCGACGCGACGGTCGGCACGGTCCTGGAGGAGACGGGCGTCGCGCTGCAGCCGCTCGACCGCGTCAAGGTCCAGCGCAGCGCCGAGGGCGTCGTGCAGCTCGTCGTGCAGCGCGTCGTCGTGCAGGACGTCGCGACGACCACCGAGGTCCCCTTCACGTCGCGCACCGAGGACGACGCCACGCGCTTCGTCGGCCAGAAGGTCGTCGCGCAGGCCGGCGTGCCCGGCGTGCACACGGTCGTCGACCGCGTCACGACCGTCGACGGCGTCGAGGAGTCCCGCGCGCTCATCAGCGAGGGCGTCACGCAGGCCCCCGTCGAGGAGGTCGTCCAGGTGGGGACCAAGGCGCGACCCGCGCCGACCCCCGCAGCGCCGCGGTCCGGCTCGTCCGCCGGCTCGTCGGCTGCCGGCCCGATCGCCGCGGGCGGCGACGCCGACTCGCTGAACTGGGCCGCGCTCGCGAGGTGCGAGTCCGGCGGCCGCGTCGACGCGGTCTCCTCGACCGGCAAGTACCACGGGCTCTACCAGTTCTCGGTCGCCACGTGGCAGTCGGTCGGCGGCGCCGGCCTGCCGTCCCAGGCGTCGGCCGAGGAGCAGACGGCCCGCGCCAAGATGCTCTACAACCGCTCGGGCGCCGGGCAGTGGCCGCACTGCGGCAAGAACCTGTTCAGCTGA
- a CDS encoding ribosomal RNA small subunit methyltransferase A: MSAITLLGPAEIRALAERAGVRPTKTLGQNFVLDAGTVRKIVRQADVVAGERVVEVGPGLGSLTLGLLEAGADVVAVEIDPVLARLLPQTVAAHVPGLTVADADESRLAGLSVVDESRPADLADTAPHPAPSRTVVLRDADGRARLTVVTQDALTVTALPGPPPTALVANLPYNVSVPVLLTFLERFDSLERGLVMVQAEVADRLAAPPGSRTYGIPSAKVAWYASARRTATVGRAVFWPAPHVDSALVRLDRREPPAATVSRQDVFAVVDAAFAQRRKMLRSALAGVAGSSAAAEQAVRAAGLDPQVRGEQVDVVGFARIAEALGAARPATPGPGTVAP, from the coding sequence ATGTCGGCGATCACCCTGCTCGGGCCTGCGGAGATCCGCGCGCTCGCGGAGCGCGCCGGTGTGCGACCCACCAAGACGCTCGGCCAGAACTTCGTGCTCGACGCGGGCACCGTCCGCAAGATCGTGCGCCAGGCGGACGTCGTGGCGGGGGAGCGGGTCGTGGAGGTCGGCCCCGGGCTCGGGTCGCTGACCCTCGGCCTCCTGGAGGCCGGCGCCGACGTGGTGGCGGTCGAGATCGACCCCGTCCTGGCGCGCCTCCTGCCGCAGACCGTCGCCGCGCACGTCCCCGGGCTGACCGTCGCCGACGCCGACGAGAGCCGGCTCGCAGGCCTCTCCGTCGTCGACGAGAGCCGGCCTGCAGACCTCGCCGACACCGCGCCGCACCCGGCCCCGTCGCGCACCGTCGTCCTGCGCGACGCGGACGGCCGCGCGCGGCTCACGGTCGTCACGCAGGACGCCCTGACGGTGACCGCGCTGCCCGGCCCGCCCCCGACGGCCCTCGTCGCGAACCTCCCGTACAACGTGTCGGTGCCGGTCCTGCTGACGTTCCTCGAGCGGTTCGACTCGCTCGAGCGCGGGCTCGTCATGGTGCAGGCCGAGGTCGCGGACCGCCTCGCGGCCCCTCCCGGCAGCCGCACGTACGGCATCCCGTCGGCCAAGGTCGCCTGGTACGCGTCGGCCCGCCGCACGGCCACGGTCGGCCGCGCCGTGTTCTGGCCCGCGCCGCACGTCGACTCGGCGCTGGTGCGCCTCGACCGGCGCGAGCCGCCGGCGGCGACGGTGTCGCGGCAGGACGTGTTCGCGGTCGTCGACGCGGCGTTCGCGCAGCGCCGCAAGATGCTGCGCTCCGCGCTCGCGGGCGTCGCCGGCTCGTCCGCCGCCGCGGAGCAGGCGGTGCGTGCGGCGGGCCTCGACCCGCAGGTGCGCGGTGAGCAGGTCGACGTCGTGGGCTTCGCGCGCATCGCCGAGGCGCTCGGCGCCGCCCGGCCCGCGACGCCCGGACCTGGCACAGTGGCACCGTGA